GAGGTGGTCGCCTCCGGGCAGTGGGCGCATAACAATCAGACCTGGCCGACCACCTTGTGGGCCAGCAACGCCACCATCTCGGCGGCCCTGCAGTTCGGCCCTGCCGGCGGAATGCTGACCGGACTGGCGGTGACGGCCGCCAGTGAGTTCGTCAAGGGCTACATCAACGTCAACTTGGGACGCAACGCGACAATCATCGTCGAATTGGCGGCCGGCCTCGCGGTGGGGTTGGCAGCCAGCACGGCCCGCCGCGCCCACGACGAACTGCAGCGCGCGGTCCGCTTGTCGGCAGCAGTGGAAGAACGAGAACGCTTGTCCCGTCAGGTACATGACGGCGTCATTCAGGTCCTGGCGCTGGTCGCCAAACGCGGCCGCGAAATCGGTGGCGGCGCGGCCGAACTCGCCACACTGGCGGGTGAACAGGAACGGGCACTGCGCAGTTGGGTGACCTCCACCGAGATGGAGACCGAGACTGACCAGACCATCGATGTACGCGCCTTGCTCCGCCGCCGCGAAAACGAGCGCGTCTCGATGAGCCTGCCGGGCAACGCCGTTGTGCTGGACGGCAATGTCGCCACCGAATTGGATGCCGCCGTGGGCAACGCGCTGGACAACGTGCGAGCCCACGCCGGTCCTGCGGCGCGCGCCTTCGTATTGCTCGAGGACCTGGGCGATTCGGTCACGGTGAGCATCCGCGATGACGGGGTGGGCATCGCGCCGGGCCGCCTGCAGGAAGCGGTCGGTCAGGGACATGTCGGCATTTCGAAGTCGATTGTGGGACGGTTGATGTCGTTGGGTGGCAGCGCCGAGCTGCACACCGGCCCGGGAGAGGGAACGGAATGGGAATTGAGCGTGCCGCGTCATGACTGAGGCGGCCGAACCCACGGTGATGGTTGTCGACGACCACCCGATCTGGCGGGACGCGGTGGCCCGCGACCTGGCGGACGACGGATTCAACGTCGTCGCGACCGCCGACGGCGTCGCGTCGGCTCGTCGACGGGCCGCGGTGGTCAAACCGGATGTGGTGGTGATGGACATGCGCCTGGCCGACGGGGACGGTGTGGAGGCGACCATTCAGGTGCTCGAGGTTTCGCCGTCCACCAAAGTGCTGGTGCTCTCGGCCTCCGATGAACGCGACGACGTGCTGGAGGCCGTCAAGGCCGGAGCGGCCGGTTATCTGGTCAAGAGCGCCTCGAAGGCCGAACTGGCCGATGCGGTGCGGGCCACCGCGGCCGGGCGCGCCGTGTTCACCCCGAGCCTGGCCGGGCTGGTGCTGGGCGAATACCGGCGTATCGCGACGAACCCGAACCCCGGCCCGGCCACGCCCAGCCTGACCGAGCGAGAGACCGAGGTGTTGCGATTCGTCGCAAAAGGCTTGTCCGCCAAGCAGATCGCCGAGCGCCTCTCGTTGAGCCACCGGACGGTGGAAAACCATGTGCAGGCAACCTTCCGCAAGTTGCAGGTCGCCAACCGGGTGGAACTGACGCGCTACGCGATCGAGCACGGGCTCGACCAATAGCGGCATTCAGGTAGTCCTACTCATCCGATCGCATTGCGGCCCCGGCAGGGTGGGTCACCATGACCGAATCGCATCAGGCTGTGCTCAGCCGGCTTTCGCACGAGTTCGATGCCCTGGCCCGGCAAATGTCCCGGGTGTCGGGCGAACTCACGCAGTTGGACAGGCTGTTCGCCAACACTGAGGCCACCCCCGCGCCAACGCCCGCTCCGCAGCCAGCGCCCGCTCCGCCGCCGGCACCCGCGCCGCGCCCGGCGCCCGTGTTCGTACCACCACCGGCCGTCGCGCCCCAGCAGGCGTCGCCTCAGCAGGAGGCAGCGTCGTACTGGCAGAACTACTGGCAGTACTGGCAGCCCGCATCGGTTTCGCCGCCCGCACCCCGACCTCCGCGCCAATGCCCGCCGAGACCTGTTGCGCCCCCTCCCGCCCAGCGCTCGGACACCGGGTCCGACCACGCCGAATCCGGCTGGATCGGCAAGCTGCTCGCGGTCGCCGGAGTGGCCGTGACACTGATCGGTGTCGTGCTCCTGCTGGTGCTGGCCGCGCAGGCCGGGCTGCTTCGACCGGAGATCCGGGTAACCGGTGGCATCGCTTTGGCGGGTGCGTTGGTGGGGATCGCAGTCCGGTTGCGTGGACGGCCGGGCGGCCGAATCGGAGCAATTGCGTTGGCGGCCACGGGTATTGCCACCGCGTATCTGGATGTCATCGCCATCGTCACCATCTATAGGTGGGTGGCCGCACCGGTCGGGCTGGTCCTGGCCGCCGTCGTCGGCGGTGCGGGACTCGCCCTGGCCCGGCGCTGGGACTCCGAACACCTGGCACTGCTGGTGCTGGTGCCGTTGATCGGGCTGGCACCGGTGCTCACTCACGGAGTGGACCTGCTGCTGATCAGCTTCATGCTCGCGCTCTCCGCCGCCGCGCTGCCGGTGCAGCTGGGTAAGGATTGGACCTGGATGCACGCCGCCCGGATCGCGGCGACGACGCTGCCGTTGCTGGTCGCGTTGCCGGCGGCCCGCGACAACGCGTGGCTGCTCGGCGGTGCGTGCGCGGTGGCCGCAGTCTTGGCGATCGCCAGCGGTCTCATTCTGCTGCCGTCCACCAAGAACCCCAGCGCGCTGGCCATTTTGACCTCGGTCGGCACCGCCCCGGTGCTGGCCGCTGCAATCTCGGTAGATCGTGTGCTGGCCGCCGTCCTGGCGGCCGCGTTGGCGGCGGGCATGTTGGCGGCCGCGCTCGTTGGCCGGCACCCGCGGGTCGTCACCCAGATCTGGTTGGTCTGGTCGGCGATCTCGGGGCTGATCGCCCTCACCGTCGCCTGCACCGGTTACGTCGAAGGCCCGGTGCTGTTGGCACTGGCCATCGTCATCGCCATGGTGGGCCGCCAGGAGACCGTGGCCCGCTGGATTGCTTTGGGATTCGGCATCATCGGCTGCGGACTGTTCTATAGCTACGCGCCGCTCTACTCGTTGGTGCGGGCCACCGCGATGCCGGGTACGGTCGCGGCGTCCACTCTTGCCGCCAGCCTGCTCGTCATTGCCTTTGCGGTGGTGATGACCCGGGCGTGGCTGGACTCCGAAGCCGCGGGCTTGCTGGTGGCCACCGCGGCAGCGCTGATCGTCTACGCCGTGACGGCGTTCACCGTGACGGCCGGTGTCTTCATCGGTGGCACCGGCGGCGGATTCCTGGCCGGCCACATGGCCGCCACCATCTGCTGGATCGCCATGGCGGCAGCACTTTTCGTCCATGCGCTGCGCAGCGACCGGGAGCATCGCACCGAGTCGATCACTGCCGGTCTGGCGTTGACCGGCGCGGCCACGGGCAAGCTGTTCCTGTTCGACCTGGCCACCCTCGATGGCATCTTCCGGGTGGCGGCGTTCATCATCGTGGGCCTGGTGCTGCTGAGCATGGGCACCGGCTACGCCCGCAGTCTGGCTCGCTGACTCCCGCGAGCAGGCACAAAAGCGCCCTGGGACACATGTTCCAGGGCGCTTTTGTGTCCGACGCTCGGCCTACCTGTTTGCGTCGCGCAAGGCGGCGAGGGCGCGCTGATGAGCCCGGTGGCCCGCCTCGCGTAACGCCGCGTCCTCGGTGACCGGGTCGGCGAGCAACAGGCCGCCGCTGCCGGGTGAGCCGCCGGAGCCCAGCTTGTTCATCCGCTTGGGCAGCGGTGCGCCCCGATAGCTCAACGGGATTGAGCTTCCCAGCGGCTGATGCACCTCGATGTAGGCACCGTGCGGCAGGCGTTTGATGATGCCGGTCTCCACCCCGTGTTCGAGGACTGCGCGATCGCTGCGCTGCAACCCCACGGCCCACCGGTAGGTGATGAAGTAAACCAGCGGCGGCAGCAGCACCATGCCGATCCGCCCGATCCAGTTCGTCGCATTCAACGAGATATGGAACGTCAGCGCGATGATGTCGTTCATCGCCGCCAAGGTGAGCACCAGATAGAAGCTGATCGCCATGGCGCCAATTGCGGTGCGCACCGGCACATCACGTGGTCGCTGCAGCAGATTGTGATGCGCGTGATCGCCGGTGAACCGCTTCTCCAGGAACGGATAGACGGTCAGCAGAACAAAGACCAGGCCCATGATGAGAGCCACCCCCACCGCCGCCGGCACCGTATGGTGGCCGATATACAGCTCCCAGGCCGGCCACAGCCGCTGCAACCCGTCCGGCCACATCATGTAAAAGTCCGGCTGCGAACCGGCCGACACCTGAGAAGGCTTGTAAGGTCCCAGGTTCCAGATCGGGTTGATTTGCAGCAGCCCGCCCATCAGGCCCAGCACACCAACGATGGACGCGAAGAAGGCGCCGGACTTGACCGCGAACGTCGGCATGACCCTGACGCCGACGACGTTGTGCTCGGTGCGACCCGGGCCGGGGAATTGCGTGTGCTTCTGGAACCACACCAACGCCACATGCACTCCGATCAGCGCCAACAGAATCCCCGGAATCAGCAGGACGTGCAGCGCATACAGCCGCGGTATCAATACCGTGCCGGGAAAGTCGCCGCCGAACAGCGCCCAGTGCAACCAGGTGCCAATAACCGGCAATCCCAATGTGATTGAGGACAACGCCGCCCGCAGACCGATGCCGGAAAGCAGGTCATCGGGCAGCGAGTAGCCGAAGTAGCCCTCGAACATCGTCAGGATCAGCAACAGCGACCCGATCACCCAGTTGGCCTCGCGCGGTCGCCGGAAGGCACCGGTGAAGAACACCCGCGCCAGGTGCACCATGATCGACGCGGCGAACATCAGCGCCGCCCAGTGGTGGACCTGACGGACGAACAACCCACCCCGCACCTCGAACGAAATGTTCAGCGCCGTCTCATAGGCCCGCGACATCTCCACGCCGCGCAGCGGCTGATAGACGCCGTGATAGGTCACCTCGGCCATCGACGGGTCGAAGAACAACGTCAGGTACACGCCGGTGATCAGCAGCACGATGAAGCTGTACAGCGCGATCTCACCCAGCAGGAACGACCAGTGCGTCGGGAACACCTTGTTCAGCTGACGACGCAGCGTCGCCGACGGGTGGTATCGGGAGTCGATTGCGTGGGCAGTCATGGTGAACATCCCCTCACCACCGGACCGCGCCGTTGCGAGCCGGCTGTCGCGCGTATTACTACGTTCGGTAGTACCACCAAGAGTAGTACTTCAAGCGCCGCGTGTAAATGAATTCATTCACCTGCGGAGTACGGCGCGGCGGAAAGTGTTGCGCAGCAGTGCAACACAGCTACCGAGACTGCAAATCTGCAGCGAAAATACGAGTAGCGGCCGGCCAATTTACCGTCTCGGCGGGCACTCTCCGACCGCTACCAAGGCCCCCGCCCCACCGCGCGAGCAGACGCGAAATCGCATCGGAGCGCAAGCTCCACAGCGATTTCGCGTCTGCTCGCCTACGGGGTTTCCAGGATCGCGACCGCGGCCGCCGTGTCTGCCTCGTGCGTCAACGAGACATGGATCGTCACGTCGGCCAGATGCTTGGCGATCTCACCGCTCAACCGGACCCGCGGCCGGCCCCACATGTCGGTGACCACCTCGATGTCGCGGTGGATGTCCTCCGGCAGCACCGGCCGCTGGGCGAAGCGGGACCCGGACCACGCCTTGATCACCGCCTCCTTGGCTGCCCAGCGGGCCGCCAGGTGACGCGCCGCCGACGAACTCTTGTCAGAGGCGTCGCGGCGCTCACCCGGCGTGAAAGTCTCCGCGAAGACCGTTCCCGGTTGATCGACCTGCTCGGCGAAATCAGGTATGGAGACGAGGTCAATCCCGATTCCGACGATTCCCATGGGTGGCCAGGTTAACGGATCCGGCGAGTCACCCGGCAGAGGCCTGGTAGGCATCGTCGTCGCCCAACCGGGCGGCCGGGTTCAGCAGCATGGAAGCCTCCTGCCGCTTCTCCGGCGCGTCGTGGTCGAAACGACGGTCCGGCGGCCGCTGGTACATCGGCTCGCCGCCGGCGATCGCCGAGGCCAGTCGGCGCTGACCGGCCAGCAGCCGTGCGTCGGCACGACGCTGGTAGTCCGCTCGCTGCCCGGGATCCAGCGAGGCGATGAACGCCTGCGGGTGCACCAGCGCAACCAGACCCGACACGTGGCCGAATCCGAGACTGGTCAGCATTCCGGCCTTTAGCGGGAACCTGTCGCCGAGTCGCAAGGTGTCACGCACCCAGACGAAGTGCGACGAACCGGCCAGCTCGTCGTCGACGCAATCCAGGCTGCGGTTGGGCGGGATCACCCCGTCCCGCAGCATCTGGCACAGCCCCATCGTCTGGAAGACGGCGGCACCGCCCTTGGCGTGTCCGGTCAGGCTCTTCTGCGACACCACGAACAGCGGCGCCCCGGCCGACCGTCCCAGCGAGTCCGCGAGCCGCTCATGCAGTTCCGTCTCGTTCGGGTCGTTGGCAAGCGTCGACGTGTCGTGCTTGGAGATGACCGCGATGTCGTCGGCGGTCACACCCAGCTTGCCCAAAGCGCGCGCCAAAGCGGAGTCCTTGCCGCCGCGGCCCGCGCCCAGCGCGCCGAGACCCGGTGCCGGGATCGAGGTGTGCACTCCGTCGCCGAAGGACTGCGCGTAAGCCACGACTGCGAGCACCGGCAGTCCCATGCGCAGAGCGAGATCGCCGCGCGCCAGCAGGATGGTGCCCCCGCCCTGGGCCTCGACGAAGCCGAGCCGTCGCCGGTCGTTGGGCCGCGAGAACTTCGAGTCCTCGATGCCGCGCCCGCGCATCATCGACGTGTCGGCGGTGGCGGCCATGTCACCGAAGCCGATGATGGCCTCCAGCGTGAGGTCGTCCAGACCGCCGGCCACCACCAACTCGGCCTTGCCGAGCCGGATCTTGTCGACGCCCTCCTCGACCGACACCGCGGCCGTAGCGCAGGCGGCAACCGGGTGGATCATCGACCCGTAGCTGCCGACGTAGGACTGAACCACATGCGCCGCGACCACATTCGGCAGCACTTCCTGCAAGATGTCGTTCGGCTTGTTACGGCCGAGCAGGTTCCCGTGGTACATGGTCTGCATCGATGTCATGCCGCCCATGCCGGTGCCCTGCGTGCTGGCCACCAGGCTCGGGTGCACGTAGCGCATCACCTCGGCCGGGCT
This genomic stretch from Mycobacterium paragordonae harbors:
- the macS gene encoding MacS family sensor histidine kinase, coding for MATTGPDPTTPLWRAAQLFRLLSCLYALGFHVAISSDLRHPALGWSLFAVLIGWSAACAFAYLRGFGRRPAWVIAELVVVVALMLSTEVVASGQWAHNNQTWPTTLWASNATISAALQFGPAGGMLTGLAVTAASEFVKGYINVNLGRNATIIVELAAGLAVGLAASTARRAHDELQRAVRLSAAVEERERLSRQVHDGVIQVLALVAKRGREIGGGAAELATLAGEQERALRSWVTSTEMETETDQTIDVRALLRRRENERVSMSLPGNAVVLDGNVATELDAAVGNALDNVRAHAGPAARAFVLLEDLGDSVTVSIRDDGVGIAPGRLQEAVGQGHVGISKSIVGRLMSLGGSAELHTGPGEGTEWELSVPRHD
- a CDS encoding response regulator; amino-acid sequence: MTEAAEPTVMVVDDHPIWRDAVARDLADDGFNVVATADGVASARRRAAVVKPDVVVMDMRLADGDGVEATIQVLEVSPSTKVLVLSASDERDDVLEAVKAGAAGYLVKSASKAELADAVRATAAGRAVFTPSLAGLVLGEYRRIATNPNPGPATPSLTERETEVLRFVAKGLSAKQIAERLSLSHRTVENHVQATFRKLQVANRVELTRYAIEHGLDQ
- a CDS encoding DUF2339 domain-containing protein, which encodes MTESHQAVLSRLSHEFDALARQMSRVSGELTQLDRLFANTEATPAPTPAPQPAPAPPPAPAPRPAPVFVPPPAVAPQQASPQQEAASYWQNYWQYWQPASVSPPAPRPPRQCPPRPVAPPPAQRSDTGSDHAESGWIGKLLAVAGVAVTLIGVVLLLVLAAQAGLLRPEIRVTGGIALAGALVGIAVRLRGRPGGRIGAIALAATGIATAYLDVIAIVTIYRWVAAPVGLVLAAVVGGAGLALARRWDSEHLALLVLVPLIGLAPVLTHGVDLLLISFMLALSAAALPVQLGKDWTWMHAARIAATTLPLLVALPAARDNAWLLGGACAVAAVLAIASGLILLPSTKNPSALAILTSVGTAPVLAAAISVDRVLAAVLAAALAAGMLAAALVGRHPRVVTQIWLVWSAISGLIALTVACTGYVEGPVLLALAIVIAMVGRQETVARWIALGFGIIGCGLFYSYAPLYSLVRATAMPGTVAASTLAASLLVIAFAVVMTRAWLDSEAAGLLVATAAALIVYAVTAFTVTAGVFIGGTGGGFLAGHMAATICWIAMAAALFVHALRSDREHRTESITAGLALTGAATGKLFLFDLATLDGIFRVAAFIIVGLVLLSMGTGYARSLAR
- a CDS encoding cytochrome b, whose protein sequence is MTAHAIDSRYHPSATLRRQLNKVFPTHWSFLLGEIALYSFIVLLITGVYLTLFFDPSMAEVTYHGVYQPLRGVEMSRAYETALNISFEVRGGLFVRQVHHWAALMFAASIMVHLARVFFTGAFRRPREANWVIGSLLLILTMFEGYFGYSLPDDLLSGIGLRAALSSITLGLPVIGTWLHWALFGGDFPGTVLIPRLYALHVLLIPGILLALIGVHVALVWFQKHTQFPGPGRTEHNVVGVRVMPTFAVKSGAFFASIVGVLGLMGGLLQINPIWNLGPYKPSQVSAGSQPDFYMMWPDGLQRLWPAWELYIGHHTVPAAVGVALIMGLVFVLLTVYPFLEKRFTGDHAHHNLLQRPRDVPVRTAIGAMAISFYLVLTLAAMNDIIALTFHISLNATNWIGRIGMVLLPPLVYFITYRWAVGLQRSDRAVLEHGVETGIIKRLPHGAYIEVHQPLGSSIPLSYRGAPLPKRMNKLGSGGSPGSGGLLLADPVTEDAALREAGHRAHQRALAALRDANR
- a CDS encoding holo-ACP synthase; protein product: MGIVGIGIDLVSIPDFAEQVDQPGTVFAETFTPGERRDASDKSSSAARHLAARWAAKEAVIKAWSGSRFAQRPVLPEDIHRDIEVVTDMWGRPRVRLSGEIAKHLADVTIHVSLTHEADTAAAVAILETP